The Euphorbia lathyris chromosome 4, ddEupLath1.1, whole genome shotgun sequence genomic interval AAATAATTAGTTCAGTTTAGGTAAATAGTTCAGATAGATAACAGTAATTATCTCTCTTTATATGAGCACCAAATTCTACCAATTTAGAACTTGGACCAAGTCAGATTTTAACTGGATTAATAATCTAATGTCAATTTTAAAGAGAAAAGTTTTGAGTACCAATTTGTACCCATATggattttagattttattttggcTGTCAATTTTGAAGTGCAATGATTCTATAGTCTCCAAAATAAAGTACAACTTACTTTCTAAAGTATAGAAAACACTACATTAAAAACTAATCTTTATTAGAAATATgagatcacaaacataaaatagttaatatgagatcacaaacataaaataaaaaccgTGAACTGTCCTTAAAGAAATATTAAGACCCACTATCAACTGTCCTTAAAGAAATATTAAGACCCACTATCAATTGATATTGGGTTTCTGACTAAATTTCCTCTTACCTCTTACGATTTTCCTAAGATTAATGATAgcaatttcactaattttccTATAAACGTTGAAAAAGTATAAGGATGAAGGATTGAAGATATTTATAACCAAAAAAACTAGTTGTCAAAATACAAATATCTCCagacaatacagatgtctccaaacatacagatgtctccaaacaaaataaaatacagatttccttcttattctttctaaaaaataatatctaagAATCTTTGTTATTAATAATTACAACCACACAATTACAGTAAAAACTAATCTTTATTATTAGTAATCACAACCATACAATTACAGCAGAAACTTCATGACACCTCCCTAAAAACAGCACCACCAAACTAAGCCCATCTATACATCCATTATAACCATACAACTAAAAACAAAACAACCTTAAAGATAACTAAACCCTATTACTAGGCAGGTTAAACCACAACCCATCCATCCATGCATGCATGAACACGTGGATCCATCGTGATTTAACAATCATTATTGGCTAATTACTACcatctaattaatattaatataattactaattaaccCTTGGTCCTGAACTTTGACTCGTCGATCTGGACACCTTCCCTCTCCGCCCTTTCACCACCGGACTCATCGTTCGTGCTCAGACCTCCTTTCCTCCCCATTTCTTGATATCCCTCCGTCCCCAGCTGCTCCTTCCTCACCTGCCCTCCTCGGCTCCTCCCTAAACATATTTTTCATTAACTCATTAATacgttttaaattttaaaaaaattatattttacaatttttctaTAGCCACGTTATGGATCTAAAAGTGCTTTCAAAcagtaaaaaaatacaaatttcaaatacagatataataaataacaatctgttaaccgaattttacatttaaaattaatttttttattaaatgattttttttattaaatgaaacaaaaaaaaaagatcaagaactcaatatatacaaataaaaaatactaagacttactgaactaaaaaaaattaaaaaatcatgGCTTTTTGCCTTCATTAATTAAACCACAATCATTCACTTTTCAAAAAATTAGTgctcatattttaataaaaacggttttttattaaataatattaaattaaaattaaaattaaaaaattcgaGTACCTTCAGCAAGGTGTTCTTGGGCTTCAAGGCTCTTGCCGCCGGTGCCGCCAGGTACGACAGTCTCACCTTGCTTTGCCTTGGCATCAAGTTCCGCCCTTGATTGCTGTTGAGTTGCTGACATTTTGGGTTTTCCTGATTTTGATCTACGCCCTACGATTTTAAGACAGTGTTGATGGATTACCTGATGATGATAATGATTGAGTAGAAACGGTTGTAGACAATcagaatatatatatagggggaGGAGGATGGATGTCCATAATTTTGGATTACGACACGTGGTGGATGATGCGGCGAAATAGGAGACTACTTCATCATACACGTAATCCATGTCGTAGAAGAATGACACCTGTCGTCTTGGTCTTTTGACACTGCAGTTGTTATGGTTTTATATAGGCGACACAGGTGTATagttatttgttttatttttttatataatgaaAACTAGTTCTGTTATTGTATTCTTTTGGGGTAatttagtgattttttttttcttaaaataaaata includes:
- the LOC136226905 gene encoding protein EMB-1-like, which codes for MSATQQQSRAELDAKAKQGETVVPGGTGGKSLEAQEHLAEGRSRGGQVRKEQLGTEGYQEMGRKGGLSTNDESGGERAEREGVQIDESKFRTKG